A single Danio aesculapii chromosome 19, fDanAes4.1, whole genome shotgun sequence DNA region contains:
- the cbx3a gene encoding chromobox protein homolog 3a isoform X2 → MGKKQAGKSKKEVQEIEEFVVEKVMDQRVVNGKVEFFLKWKGFTDADNTWEPEENLDCPELIAAFLESQKGVVEKPEAVKRKSSTDEPETEESKAKRKKEMSDKPRGFARNLEPERIIGATDSSGELMFLMKWKDSDEADLVPAREANTRCPQIVIAFYEERLTWHSCPEDEQQ, encoded by the exons ATGGGTAAGAAGCAGGCAGGCAAGTCAAAGAAGGAAGTTCAGGAGATTGAGGAGTTTGTGGTGGAGAAGGTAATGGACCAGCGAGTGGTCAATGGAAAAGTTGAGTTTTTCCTCAAGTGGAAAGGCTTTACAGA TGCTGACAACACTTGGGAGCCTGAAGAAAATTTAGACTGTCCAGAACTGATCGCTGCATTCCTTGAGTCTCAGAAAGGAGTGGTGGAGAAACCAGAAGCTGTAAAAAGAAAATCATCCACTGATGAACCAGAGACCGAAGAGAGCAAGGCAAAACGGAAGAAGGAAATG TCTGACAAGCCTAGGGGTTTTGCCAGAAACCTTGAGCCAGAGAGAATCATTGGGGCGACTGACAGCAGCGGGGAGCTCATGTTCCTTATGAAGTG GAAGGACTCTGATGAAGCGGACCTGGTTCCTGCACGAGAGGCTAACACCCGTTGCCCGCAGATAGTTATTGCTTTTTATGAAGAAAGGCTAACTTGGCATTCTTGTCCTGAGGATGAGCAGCAATAG
- the snx10a gene encoding sorting nexin-10A — protein MDNTSFEKREFISVWVRDPQVHKEDFWHTYISYEICLHTNSMCFRKKTSCVRRRYSEFVWLRQKLQDNALLIELPKLPPWNPFFNLNNEFQITQRMQGLQQFLEAVLQTPLLLSDSRLHLFLQSQLSIAKMDACAQGHTHYTVAQAIQRCGGEARFPVEEQHQEEDSKTCCDSDCDSTTSSGLGSSIEPATLVEEDLSHNESFAHEFQAKNPEAELCSSLSSSPDGHSVI, from the exons ATGGATAACACAAGCTTTGAGAAAAGG GAGTTTATTAGCGTCTGGGTACGGGATCCTCAGGTTCACAAGGAGGATTTCTGGCACACGTACATCAGCTATGAGATCTGCCTTCAC ACCAATAGTATGTGTTTCCGTAAGAAGACCTCTTGTGTGAGGAGGCGGTATAGTGAGTTTGTTTGGCTGCGTCAGAAACTACAAGACAATGCTTTGCTCAT AGAATTGCCTAAACTTCCTCCATGGAATCCTTTCTTCAATCTCAACAATGAATTCCAGATTACACAACGGATGCAGGGGCTGCAGCAGTTTCTTGAGGC AGTTCTGCAGACACCGCTACTGCTGTCAGACAGTCGGTTGCACCTGTTCTTGCAATCACAGTTGAGCATTGCAAAAATGGACGCATGTGCACAGGgacacacacattacactgtTGCTCAGGCAATCCAGCGATGTGGCGGCGAAGCACGTTTCCCTGTGGAGGAACAACATCAAGAAGAAGACAGCAAAACATGCTGCGACTCAGACTGTGACAG CACAACATCATCTGGCCTAGGCAGCAGTATTGAACCTGCCACTCTTGTTGAAGAAGATTTGTCACATAATGAGAGCTTTGCCCATGAATTTCAAGCCAAAAACCCGGAGGCAGAACTTTGTAGCAGCCTGTCTTCATCACCTGATGGCCATTCAGTTATATGA
- the nfe2l3 gene encoding nuclear factor erythroid 2-related factor 3 translates to MHHIKKYFTEGLIQFTILLSLIGVRVDVDTYLSGYFSPLIETDGGPSSAFIQTPFHHYRDTAAGHHVHPKCPELDYFFTSRRLLNEVRALGSPARFPTRVSAWLVHLVPDEGSDGDELHELPEDPDNQEVNTENHREENDHRAGEGFGLSLSQDCTVSRPCCASGELSKEETLLNEEEEEDVKDEKKQEQTNPSSLNQLTQSSALEQEDLVVSGSLPPPLSGLELPPRLQDFLSDFEEFDSIVPQHMSDLEADLSNPISYDVSLQDAMVTRGDSANCRSASSRAQLFRLESTNSSHSDPPHSSAGILSSSLFCLSGNSSRNETSSSQLGGYLDEAVFEHINMLDLCNLGTIDPQMLDDMQGDMDTQWMEDSDSGLSLESSSRSVASPSSSSDSFGEDESGATGCSSEVESLSSKGGACAASYYDWSPVDLHENIWHDHTYSSTQAHNSTSSNWFTAIKQEVMSEDEAEPEEMSRDEHRVQAMGLPFSAFQIVNMPVENFLELLDRQNLSGSDVTLLRDVRRRGKNKLAAQNCRKRKLDAIVGLQGEVESLMVQRDALLRQRDHTAKALSAAAEQFEALSRTMFNHIRDEYGHPLNAEHYTLHCSANGRVMVQPRTNTTSRTMKGSKTVKRKKDKKP, encoded by the exons CCGTTTCACCACTACCGGGATACCGCAGCGGGCCATCATGTGCACCCAAAATGTCCCGAGCTGGACTATTTTTTCACCAGCCGCAGGCTTCTTAATGAAGTGCGAGCGCTCGGGTCCCCGGCCCGCTTCCCCACGCGTGTCAGCGCATGGCTTGTGCACCTGGTACCTGACGAAGGGTCTGATGGCGATGAGCTACACGAGCTACCAGAGGACCCTGATAATCAGGAGGTAAATACCGAAAATCACCGGGAAGAGAATGACCATAGGGCTGGAGAGGGCTTCGGGCTGTCATTATCTCAGGATTGCACCGTGTCGAGGCCTTGCTGCGCGTCTGGAGAACTTTCTAAAGAG GAAACCTTACTGaatgaagaggaagaggaggatgtTAAAGATGAGAAAAAGCAGGAACAAACCAATCCTTCTTCTCTGAACCAGCTGACTCAGAGCTCAGCGCTAGAGcaagag GATTTGGTGGTTAGTGGGTCCCTTCCTCCACCTCTTTCTGGTCTAGAGCTTCCTCCACGGTTGCAGGACTTTCTCTCTGACTTTGAA GAATTTGACTCCATAGTCCCCCAACACATGTCAGACTTAGAAGCTGACCTTTCTAATCCCATCAGCTATGATGTAAGTCTTCAAGATGCCATGGTAACCAGGGGAGATTCAGCTAACTGCAGGTCAGCATCTTCCAGAGCACAACTCTTCCGTTTGGAATCCACAAACTCCTCTCACTCAGACCCGCCTCACAGCTCAGCAGGGATTCTCTCTTCTTCACTCTTCTGTTTGTCTGGGAACAGCTCTCGTAATGAAACCTCCTCTTCTCAGTTGGGAGGCTATCTAGATGAGGCTGTTTTTGAGCACATCAATATGTTGGATCTATGTAATCTTGGAACGATCGACCCTCAGATGCTGGATGACATGCAAGGCGACATGGACACTCAATGGATGGAGGATTCAGACTCTGGTCTGTCCTTGGAGAGCAGTTCTAGGAGTGTCGCATCCCCATCTTCATCGTCCGACTCATTTGGTGAGGATGAGAGCGGAGCTACAGGCTGTAGCAGTGAAGTAGAGTCTCTCTCTTCAAAAGGTGGAGCTTGTGCAGCTTCTTACTATGATTGGTCACCTGTAGACCTTCATGAAAACATCTGGCACGATCACACTTATTCATCCACACAGGCACATAATTCCACATCATCTAATTGGTTCACTGCTATCAAACAGGAAGTGATGAGTGAAGATGAGGCTGAACCTGAAGAGATGAGTCGTGATGAACATCGGGTGCAGGCGATGGGTCTTCCATTTTCAGCCTTTCAGATTGTGAACATGCCTGTAGAAAACTTCCTGGAGCTTCTAGACAGGCAGAACCTGTCCGGTTCAGATGTTACACTTTTGCGCGATGTGCGCAGAAGAGGTAAAAACAAGCTTGCAGCACAAAATTGCCGCAAGAGGAAGCTGGATGCAATCGTGGGCCTGCAAGGTGAGGTTGAGAGCCTGATGGTGCAGCGGGATGCTCTCCTGCGTCAGAGGGACCACACAGCCAAGGCACTTTCTGCTGCTGCAGAACAATTTGAAGCACTCTCGCGGACTATGTTTAACCACATCCGGGATGAATATGGACATCCGCTTAACGCTGAGCACTACACACTGCACTGCAGTGCCAACGGCCGGGTGATGGTTCAGCCGCGCACAAACACAACATCAAGGACAATGAAAGGTAGCAAGACTGTGAAGAGAAAAAAGGACAAGAAACCCTAA
- the cbx3a gene encoding chromobox protein homolog 3a isoform X1, whose protein sequence is MVNMGKKQAGKSKKEVQEIEEFVVEKVMDQRVVNGKVEFFLKWKGFTDADNTWEPEENLDCPELIAAFLESQKGVVEKPEAVKRKSSTDEPETEESKAKRKKEMSDKPRGFARNLEPERIIGATDSSGELMFLMKWKDSDEADLVPAREANTRCPQIVIAFYEERLTWHSCPEDEQQ, encoded by the exons ATG gtCAACATGGGTAAGAAGCAGGCAGGCAAGTCAAAGAAGGAAGTTCAGGAGATTGAGGAGTTTGTGGTGGAGAAGGTAATGGACCAGCGAGTGGTCAATGGAAAAGTTGAGTTTTTCCTCAAGTGGAAAGGCTTTACAGA TGCTGACAACACTTGGGAGCCTGAAGAAAATTTAGACTGTCCAGAACTGATCGCTGCATTCCTTGAGTCTCAGAAAGGAGTGGTGGAGAAACCAGAAGCTGTAAAAAGAAAATCATCCACTGATGAACCAGAGACCGAAGAGAGCAAGGCAAAACGGAAGAAGGAAATG TCTGACAAGCCTAGGGGTTTTGCCAGAAACCTTGAGCCAGAGAGAATCATTGGGGCGACTGACAGCAGCGGGGAGCTCATGTTCCTTATGAAGTG GAAGGACTCTGATGAAGCGGACCTGGTTCCTGCACGAGAGGCTAACACCCGTTGCCCGCAGATAGTTATTGCTTTTTATGAAGAAAGGCTAACTTGGCATTCTTGTCCTGAGGATGAGCAGCAATAG